A stretch of DNA from Cheilinus undulatus linkage group 7, ASM1832078v1, whole genome shotgun sequence:
CTAGATTGATCTTAAAcagcatttccaatatggcCACTGCCATGGTTCGGCTTCATTATGCTTCTTCAGAGGCCAATGTATGACTTCACTGGGACTACACACATCTTCTATACAGAAACACATCTATTCTTGGGCCAACAGCTGTGCTTTCTGGATTGAAATAGCTTCCCTTAACGCTCCTTAGCATTAGTTATTAAAGCCAATGTAATGCAGTCAAAGCTTTGTTTCATGGCTTCAGTGGAAATCTTAAAGGCAGGACGATCTGTCAAACTGTCAGATCTTGCAATGTGTAACTACTGGTTTGCTCTGGagacaaaaaatacatacaaagcTGTCATGTCTAAAGCTCtaatgaaaaagatgaaaaatgacaGCCTGTGACTGCGCTAGCAATCCTGTGGTCAGACAGCAGTGCAAAAGTAAGGAGGTGCAGAGATTAAAGTTCAATTGTAAGGAAGAATAACACAGATAAGTGCAAGCGAAAGGATGAAAAATGTGGATGGCAtgcaaagaaagaagaaaaagaataCTTACTGCCCTCAATCAGGCTGCCTGGAAGAGGTTTACCTTTGAATATGGCTGCTACTCATCCAAAGTAGAGAgggagatgaaaaaaaaaagaaaccaagaaagaggagaggaaagccACAGTTACATTCACCACAGGGATTAGAAGGATTTGGCGAATGtgaataaagaggaaaaagaatgaggatgaaataTTGATATGGGTGTAAACCTCCAACATGTACCATCATAAAAACAGCTGGTGGGTGGCTGTGGAATGACTCACTATCAACAAAACTGCCTCAATCCCtgctcttctgtttttttcatgaagCAGAGCTCATAATGAGGCTCCAACAGCAGAGACAGATaagatcattaaaaaaagaaatgattagAGCAAAGACAAGAGTTTTAACAAATACCACACCTCTGTCCCTGGCTTTGTCGCTCAACAGCACCTCCACCTCCCTGTACTCCTTCAGTGCCTCCAACAGGATGTTGCCCTCCTTGTGGAAGAGGAAGAGAATAGGTAAGGTGATGTCTTCTGTGTTGCGGCCATCTCCTGCCATCTGAAACAGCGGAGCGGTGTCACTGCTGCTGCCCTCGTTGTCGTCTGGAAGGAGGGAGAAGAAGGAGGTCACTAAAAGAGGAAGTGCTTTAGCAATCATAGAGACTTGCAAGAAATTACAATATCAAAGAATTACAGCTTACAGATCCTTAATTGACTGAATTTCCTGAATTTGataaaaatctgtttgtttttctaatgtcattcatgttttaaagcttGCATTGCACTGTATTTGTACAATACAGTTCTTCACATCTGTTAGGAAGGGTCATATATAGATGCatgttattatttatattgAGTTTATCGAGTGCTGCTTCATGATTCAGTCATTATTTCATGAGCAGATGCTGATTTGACTGGCTGTCTTCAagttaattcatttatttactcatTGAGTAGTCATCTTCCGTCTTGTTTCATTCACTCACCGATGACTATGCCTCCGATGGCGCCAGCCTTCTGGATGTTTCTGGCCTTCTCTGCAAACATACACTGACCTCTCTGAAGCAGAGCGATGTGGCCCCGAACGTACTCAGCATTTGTGATCTCAGAACAGCCGCTGTAGGGTTCAGCCACGGTCACAAAGCCTCGTACCTGAGAGAAATTCAGAGACGTGATCAGCATCAAAGAGCAGGAAAATTGCATACACACAAAGATACTGTAGTGACACTAAGCCTGAGTGAAATTGTAATCTTGGCTTTGAACCACTTTAAACCTGACTATGGCACCTGGAAATATCTCAGCACTGCAGAACTTCTATAGCCTTGTGGGCTATATGCAAGTAACATATGTTCTGTTCATGTGTGGTTTTGCATGACGTAATTTGAATTGCCAGTTTCTTTACATCTAAAActgaaatgtgattattttctgTCACATGCAGGCTTCTGTCAGGCAGTTCAGTCCACGCAATGAAGAGGTATTTTGGTGGTTACAACAAAATCTCGATTTTGATATACTTGTGCTGGGGGGAGGGATTGCCATTTGAAAGACAGACACAGAGTATCCATGTAACCATAGTAACTCACTCACAAGTGAATGGACAagagaaatagagagagagaaagcctCAATACTGTAAGAGAGCACCAGTCTGTCTGAGTTGCAGATCTGTATGATATCAAAGCTGGTTACCAGTGTTACACAGATGCACTGAATAAAAGCTGATCATACTTTATTAGATGGTGGCTAATGGCATATAGTACTTTGTAGTTAGTGACAGTCCATAAAGACAGCCAGCACCCATAGATCACTGCTGTCAGCTTTAAACAAGTTGAGGCCAAGCTCAACACAAACACTAGCATTTATACTTAAAAAATGAACCCCATCATCATCTCAAAATTCTCTTCATTACACTATTATCCTCTTCTTTGAAAAAGTATTCAGTTTACAATGTACAGTGCAGGTTCTCTGCAGATGATGTCACGTCCCATtggatggggggcaggaagtgatttccaCATAGAGAAGTGTTGTCAAAATGCCAAAGTTCTGTTCAGTTTATGACTGTGACAACTGttcaaatagcaaaaaataTATTGATCTTCTTTTGAGTCCCACAGTAGGGATGCATTCAGgcattaaaaaagtttaaaatattcatAGAAAAACATCAGCAGGTACGTATTAAAACCCTCTGTTTAAAGTCTAAAGGAGCAGAGTTTCACACTGCTCATGTATGGTCCGTTTCAGTTCAGTACACTTTGCCATGGTTCTGCCAGTGTTTCCATAGCTGATGCTATTCAATTTTTCTCAGTGTGAAGGGAAATCCGTCTCTTTTAacagatctggatcatttgccTCAGCTCAGTTCTAAGAGCCGTTCTTTTGGCTTGCAAACAGCCCgttatttggtaccagtttggctttttaaatgtgctgttaataaaaacaaaagaaagctgACACTCAAATGTGAGCTAGCTACTTTGGTTCACATTAAAAAGCAGGCTAGTAGACCCATCTTGCTCATTAACTGACCATTTTTTTGGCCTCTTAAACCACATGGTTCATTTAGTTAATAGTTTGTCAGCATTCCCACTAAAACAGGGGTGTCTCAActgtggcccaggggccaaatgtggtcCTTGGTATCTTTTAGTTGGCTGCAGCAAATTCTGTAAATTTCCTGActtatggcccacattagaacatgaagcttgtacTTGACTGTAGTGTACTTCTTAGTTTCGGCACGAGGAGGTAATActgtgttaattctgtaaacaaacattttgacaagaagaatttattgatatttttccaTGGCTAAACTGAAACAACACTGTAAAGGATAAAAATATTGACAGGCAGTCTCCCCTCTTAGGTGCATGGGGTATCATTCTCATCCTGACTGAGAGCCAGTGGTACCAGGGTGAACCAGGGCTCCCCTGAACACAGACTGGCCTTCCTAAAGTCCTTGAAGTAATTGGCTATTTGCCTAATGGCtatcagccattaactagccatttaagcatatccAATCACTGGCACATCTTTACCAAAAGGTGAGGCTTATGAAAGTGGTCCCACCAcatatgtagaaattttctgatgataactgcatcATACATGGTAGTTTAAAGCTTTCATATATTCCTCAATTTCTATTAAGTCCTTCCAGCCAACcttcacttcctgccctccATCTGCCATTCCTGCATCATTTGGATCACATGACTGAAAACAACCTCAATCTTTGATTTATGTGGCTCATTCTTCATGTCAGAAAATCTGGTTAAATCCAGAATAACCACCTTAATTCATAACTCAATAAAGTATGGCATATACAATGCTTCAGTCACATAGGAAATCATTCTAAAATACCACAAAGAAGTGAGTGGCTCTCTTGGGAGATCAAAAAGGACAGTTGAGAGCTGATTTGAAACCTGGGATCATTAAAACCACTCACCCCTGTGGAACTTTTGGACAGGTCTGTGCCAAACTGTGCCGGGCCAGCAGTCAGCACAACTCTGCCAAAGAATGGATGTGAGACGATCTGAATAGCCCGTGGAGGCAGCTGCTCTTTCTGCTGCTGGCTGGACAGCTCCATCATTTCTTGCATGAAACGTACACCGTCCTCTGCTGCAACTGCACTTATAGCCTGGGCAAGGGTGTGCCAGAGGGAGGGAAAAGGAGACAGAGGGGTTCAAATAGACAACAGGAACACAAAATATCATGGGGTCAAGTTAAGAAACATAGTATGGACAATAATTTAAAAGATGTATCTAGATAAAATGGCAGCAGAATCACAGTGCTCTTCTTATATGTATAAACAATAGTACagttgcaaacattttttgcatGAACAGTTAATAGTTCAGTAGCACTGTATACAGAAGTTAACTTATTAAAGCCTCaaactgtgtgttttttagCTGTTTACCTGTGTAGCATGCTGGACCAGCTGCACCCTGCCATCTTTCAGGTGGATTAGGCTGACTCCCATCCTTCGTAACAGCTCCAGATGTTCAGGGTTGTTAGCCATGAAGTCCTGAGCCCTCAGAGGAGGACGGCCCATACCGGGCTCCCTGacaaggggagaaaaaaagaagtttataAGTATAGAAGTAGTACAATAATTATGGGGGAGAAGATCATATCTGAATGCTTTTTCACCGGTTGGGAGCGGGACGGGGACAGCTCTTGTCCACAACGCTGCGAATCGGCTCTCTCAGGTTACGAGGGAAGGCGGGGTCAGGAAACAGGAGGCGAGTGTTCGGGCATGTCCAATCAAAGTTAGTGTCATCGAGCTCTTCTTCTGACTGAAGAATTAAACACAGATGATCAAATTAACACATATCAGATTTATTAAGGAAGTGTAAGTGTGTACATTATTGTGtgtatttgtcacttttctcaTTGAAGTATTGTTAAACCATCACCGTTTTGTTCAAGGGAATAGATGAAGAGTGAGGGGCTGTAGAGAGGGACAGGGGCAGCAGGTGTGCCTCGGTTGTGAATACATAGTCCTCCACATCAAATGGCAAGTCTTCGGCATCAGCAAACAGCAGGAAGAGGTATTTAAACATCTCAGCAAGGAAGAACGAGTCCATTCTGACAGGAGTGAAGAAAGGTTAACAAATAAATCATGTTaactagtgttttttttttattaaccaGACTTATTAGCAGGGTGATATTTTGTCACATTATCAGCTATTGCAAATATACCAAGGAGGGGCCTTAGCTGCAATTTACGTCCAAGGATTATTAACTTTAATTTCATCTATCCCTTTATTTAACCTTGGATTCATGTTACCTTCCTGCACTCATACCAAGCTTTAGATAACATAACATAGAATATCAATTTGATGGAAATATgcaaaatgtgtcagaatatGTTACTCTTCAGAACTCTATTAAAGCACAGATTCTGAGTCTTTTCATCCTCACCTGTCTTCATGACTCCCCGTGCGTACATCCTTCATTGCTGCGAAGCCGCAGGGCACACGAGCAAAGCGGTTGAGGTTGTCCAGGATGGTGCGACCTGCTTCCAGGTAATACGGGTCTCCCGTGGCCTGAGAGGACAGGACAGTATAATCATTACAGAGAACAGTACATGGAGGAGGCTTTAGTGAAATACAGTCAGACACAAAGATAGAAAGGAAATTCAAAGGCAAGTGATCACAGTGTTTTATCATATTATGTTCAAGAAGACACCAGAATGCCAAAGGCAGTTATTATAATATGATTATTATGCGCTGTAATTAGAGCTCAGTATGCCGAAGGCTGCTTCATTACTGCAGATTTGGAGACAGTGCTTCTAAAATACTGTAGAAGAGTCTTGGTGTACCTTTAGGTTGtggcaaaatgtaaaatattcaaTTTCAAGCTCCTAACCTTACATTATCACATCCTGGTGTATGACAAAATACACATTACTTTGTGTGagtaaaagaaaacatctgTTCAGTGTCAAGCCCTCTTGAAAAATTACCTTGTAAAGGAAATAGGTGCTCTCTGCAAACTCTGGCCTCAGGGGATGTTGGGCCCAGTGTACCCTGAAATCAGTAGTGAAAGCCTGGGGAGAAATGGAGAAGGACAAAAAGGGCGGCACACCATCCCCAGCTTTATTATTACAACAGTCAGACAAGGATAAAAACACAGCTGTATCACATGAAACTTAAGTGCGTTCACTGCGGAAAAACAATTCTAGTTGTAACATAAGAAAATAGGGTAATTGAGCTCCAAGGTCAAACAACACAAGGCCACTGTTTTGTGGAacagtcaaagttatgagaacAAGTATTTCCCACTTAAAAGGACTTAACCTTTGGAGGTGGCCcagctttattttttgtatttgataaatggtaaatggacttgagcatGTATAGaacttttctagttgtctgaaGCACTTTTACAATCTTTGTACAAGATTGCCATCAAAATCAGGAAACCTCTGGCCAATTTTTCCTTGCTCTCTACTCTTTGCATATGTTTCAAATATTGTTTGAAAGTTTGAGTTTGAAATTTGGTAGTTTTGTGCAGTATTTTTCTGTTAATTCATTCTCTTATTTCTTGAACATTTCAATATGTTACATTATTAGCAACAGCCTGTAGCTGAACTGTGAATGAAACCGTTTTATGTTTACTGTATATATAGTCATTCTGTGGGTATTACTAGATAACAGTAAAGACTTTGGAGACAGGCAGACAGAAGGAGTACCTCTGGGAGGAAGTTGTGTTTCTTTGTAACTTGATACAGCATCTCATGAGTCTCGATGGCAGGACGAATGTCTCCTTTCAACACCTAAGAtaataaaagtgtgaaaatttTTTAAAcgttttaaaaattgcagcagactACATAGGAAAAAACTGTATTTGCAATCTACAACTCAAACTGACCTGCAGTCCAGGGAAAAAGGCGAGTAGAGAATCCATCCAGGTTCGAGCGGGGAGGAGAGGTTTGTGGATGTGGACATCCAGCAGCAGCGGAGGCTGACTGATGTACTTCATTATAGATGCATAGTGCTGAATGtgacaaacaaaacagaatgaTTGGACGCATGAAAATAGTCTTATGGTgcttgtgaaataaacagaaCAGGAGAACTAAGCAATTTTAGGACTTAAAGAGGAACTAAACCCCAGCTATGAGTTGCACCTACTACATGCAAGTTCAAATGTTGCctaatttttaaacattacttccTAACTGAGATGTAGTTTATGCTCTGCTAACATTTACGGTGTTTTACTAAGTTAGGTTCAACATAGGCTTACGTTATAACTAAAGTCCTCCATGAGATAGGGTTGTCTTGTTGGTAGTTTGCAAAGGTGGGATGACTTGGATGATGGTGAGGGGCTGGTGATTTTATTGGCTGTGTTGTTTCAGCAGTATCATCTCTGCGATCAATTATACTACAGATTTCAATGAGCAGAGATCCTTTCTGCTCACTGCCGTTAAATGATCTTGTGTTACTGATGATTTCACCACTCGATGTCAGTGCTGTAAATTTTATACTGGCTTTATAGCTGGCTCTATTATAATGGGTCCATGCAAAAAGACCAACAAATTATTCCAtaagtcctttcctatccacttttccttaaccccaatgaaaaatgtcacaggCCAAGAAAAAGTGAGTGTGAGAGAGACTACAGATTTTCTTTGTCTTACTTTTGTAATTATGACAAACACAGTGATTATTATGTGGCAATAtgtcaattttaaaattgttaGAAGATCAAAGATCCTACCTTTCAatggttgtgatttattaacTTTTACAACACTACTTTTATCTATTTCAAAAGAGTAAAGGAACTGCAGTTCGACTTATTGACTGATCTGATTGGATGTTTGGATAAAAAATTACAATCATACTGATTGTTGGGTCTTCTTTACTTCTCTTCTTTGGTTAAGGATGGTCCAGTTTTTCCAATGcaaaaggagataataaaggaaacaaGGCTCCTTTCCTTATTGTTTAGAGAACTTGAACAGCCCAGATTATGGCCGACACTAAAATACCTCTGGGTTTCTTCacagttaggaaccttcctaagcaaaaaGGACTATTCGAACTAACCCGGTGTCACAACTTCAGTTACAACTTAACAAATTTTAACGTATGGTTTAATGTGGACTACTTAAGACATAACTTACATATGGATGGTGCAACAGGTTGCAGAAGTTTGGCTGAGATGCATCTATCCTACATGTAAAATATGCCTTAAAGCtcatttcagactgggagtgtgttttgctgcttgcgtgtgccACGCATGTCTACTCCAGCTCCTGCCAGTGCGGCTTTCACACACAGCAAACtcgcgccctgtgtgaaagccgcactGGCAGGAGCTGGgagtgtgttttgctgcttgcgtgtgccACATATGTCTGCTCCAGCTCCTGCCagtgcggctttcacacagggcgcgagtttgctgcgtgtcagtggcatctccctgctctcaaagccctgtccttcacAAGTTTTACCTGAACAAACCCCCCAACAAGatacttgattcagtgtatagagGAAGTATGAcgggaactattcaaaacaaaagcattct
This window harbors:
- the edem3 gene encoding ER degradation-enhancing alpha-mannosidase-like protein 3 isoform X1: MPAVLLVLVLLGALCSPGRAMSQDEKSKLRNQVVEMFDHAYQNYMDHAYPADELMPLTCRGRVRGLEPSRGDVDDALGKFSLTLIDTLDTLVLLNKTTEFEAAVRRVLKDVRLDNDIVVSVFETNIRVLGGLLGGHSMAVMLKDGGQSMQWYQDELLHMAKDIGLRLLPAFNTSSGLPYPRVNLKYGVRGPETRTGTETETCTACAGTIILEFAALSRFTGDPVFEAHARRALDFLWEKRQRNSNLVGTTINIHSGEWVRRDSGVGAGIDSYYEYLLKAYVLLGDDQFLQRFNIHYASIMKYISQPPLLLDVHIHKPLLPARTWMDSLLAFFPGLQVLKGDIRPAIETHEMLYQVTKKHNFLPEAFTTDFRVHWAQHPLRPEFAESTYFLYKATGDPYYLEAGRTILDNLNRFARVPCGFAAMKDVRTGSHEDRMDSFFLAEMFKYLFLLFADAEDLPFDVEDYVFTTEAHLLPLSLSTAPHSSSIPLNKTSEEELDDTNFDWTCPNTRLLFPDPAFPRNLREPIRSVVDKSCPRPAPNREPGMGRPPLRAQDFMANNPEHLELLRRMGVSLIHLKDGRVQLVQHATQAISAVAAEDGVRFMQEMMELSSQQQKEQLPPRAIQIVSHPFFGRVVLTAGPAQFGTDLSKSSTGVRGFVTVAEPYSGCSEITNAEYVRGHIALLQRGQCMFAEKARNIQKAGAIGGIVIDDNEGSSSDTAPLFQMAGDGRNTEDITLPILFLFHKEGNILLEALKEYREVEVLLSDKARDRAAIFKGKPLPGSLIEGSVVVPEAKEDRVTEATTPTSFEPISQSQMSTLELDELAVEEVTPSQEEVSAVEEETSPAEEVTSPEEEVSPTEEEADVVQPIEERDSEEGEESKGDTDSNSQSVEQLLADWREDLEAFKQMEKDEL
- the edem3 gene encoding ER degradation-enhancing alpha-mannosidase-like protein 3 isoform X2, translating into MPAVLLVLVLLGALCSPGRAMSQDEKSKLRNQVVEMFDHAYQNYMDHAYPADELMPLTCRGRVRGLEPSRGDVDDALGKFSLTLIDTLDTLVLLNKTTEFEAAVRRVLKDVRLDNDIVVSVFETNIRVLGGLLGGHSMAVMLKDGGQSMQWYQDELLHMAKDIGLRLLPAFNTSSGLPYPRVNLKYGVRGPETRTGTETETCTACAGTIILEFAALSRFTGDPVFEAHARRALDFLWEKRQRNSNLVGTTINIHSGEWVRRDSGVGAGIDSYYEYLLKAYVLLGDDQFLQRFNIHYASIMKYISQPPLLLDVHIHKPLLPARTWMDSLLAFFPGLQVLKGDIRPAIETHEMLYQVTKKHNFLPEAFTTDFRVHWAQHPLRPEFAESTYFLYKATGDPYYLEAGRTILDNLNRFARVPCGFAAMKDVRTGSHEDRMDSFFLAEMFKYLFLLFADAEDLPFDVEDYVFTTEAHLLPLSLSTAPHSSSIPLNKTSEEELDDTNFDWTCPNTRLLFPDPAFPRNLREPIRSVVDKSCPRPAPNREPGMGRPPLRAQDFMANNPEHLELLRRMGVSLIHLKDGRVQLVQHATQAISAVAAEDGVRFMQEMMELSSQQQKEQLPPRAIQIVSHPFFGRVVLTAGPAQFGTDLSKSSTGVRGFVTVAEPYSGCSEITNAEYVRGHIALLQRGQCMFAEKARNIQKAGAIGGIVIDDNEGSSSDTAPLFQMAGDGRNTEDITLPILFLFHKEGNILLEALKEYREVEVLLSDKARDRGVVVPEAKEDRVTEATTPTSFEPISQSQMSTLELDELAVEEVTPSQEEVSAVEEETSPAEEVTSPEEEVSPTEEEADVVQPIEERDSEEGEESKGDTDSNSQSVEQLLADWREDLEAFKQMEKDEL